From a region of the Sphingopyxis sp. YR583 genome:
- a CDS encoding beta-propeller fold lactonase family protein, with protein MHRIIAAALCALALAAPAGAETLLVGNKGEDTLSVIALASGEELARLPTGKMPHEIAVSPDGKHAAVVAYGSTTIDVFDVANRTKVRTIDLSPNQRPHGLLWLSDGRMVATTEGSESVAVVAPDGKLMSISTGQKGTHMIVVAPDNRTAYTANIGAGTVSVLDLKTGKKLRDMTIGGKPEGLALTKKGRELWVGDLDAPRVSIWDTKTGKKIAEHPVDPVAIRVLASPDGKLVATSNIASGTISLFDAETRALVKTVKVSGEAAKGQVTLLFSADSKRLYAAETGHDKVAEIDVASGEVLRRIAAGKNGDGLAIAP; from the coding sequence ATGCACCGCATCATCGCCGCCGCCCTCTGTGCCCTTGCGCTGGCCGCGCCCGCCGGCGCGGAAACATTGCTCGTCGGCAACAAGGGCGAAGATACGCTGAGCGTCATCGCACTGGCGTCGGGCGAGGAACTGGCGAGGTTGCCCACCGGCAAGATGCCGCACGAGATCGCGGTCTCGCCCGATGGCAAGCATGCGGCGGTCGTCGCCTATGGCAGCACGACGATCGACGTGTTCGATGTGGCGAACCGGACCAAGGTCAGGACAATCGACCTCAGCCCCAACCAGCGGCCGCACGGGCTGCTGTGGCTGTCCGACGGGCGAATGGTCGCGACGACCGAGGGCAGCGAGTCAGTCGCGGTGGTTGCGCCCGATGGCAAGCTCATGTCGATTTCGACCGGGCAAAAGGGCACGCATATGATCGTCGTCGCGCCCGATAACCGCACGGCCTATACTGCGAATATCGGGGCAGGGACGGTGAGTGTGCTCGACCTCAAGACCGGCAAGAAGCTTCGCGATATGACTATCGGCGGCAAGCCCGAGGGGTTGGCGCTGACGAAGAAGGGCCGCGAGCTTTGGGTCGGCGACCTTGATGCGCCGCGGGTATCGATCTGGGATACGAAGACCGGAAAGAAGATCGCCGAACACCCGGTCGACCCGGTTGCAATCCGCGTGCTGGCAAGCCCCGACGGCAAGCTGGTTGCGACGAGCAATATCGCAAGCGGCACGATCAGCCTGTTCGACGCCGAGACGCGCGCGCTGGTGAAAACGGTCAAAGTGTCGGGCGAGGCGGCCAAGGGGCAGGTCACCCTGTTATTCAGCGCCGATTCGAAGCGGCTCTATGCCGCCGAGACGGGGCACGACAAGGTGGCGGAAATCGACGTCGCGAGCGGCGAGGTGTTGCGCCGGATCGCGGCGGGCAAGAATGGCGACGGGCTGGCGATCGCGCCCTAA
- a CDS encoding aminotransferase codes for MSPVHPLYAAMEPTIFEHMSGLARAHDAINLGQGFPDEPPHPDMIAAAARALAERSNQYPPAFGLPELRDAICGFYARRQGLALSREQVIVTSGATEALAAAILAFVASGDEVILFQPAYDSYAPMVRRAGGIPVSVALAPPNWRYDREQLAAAITPCTRVLMLNDPLNPAGTVASEAEMAILADICVRHDLIAICDEVWEDVRFDGVPHRSLMSFPGMAERAVKIGSAGKIFGLTGWKTGWLCAAPAMATALGRAHQFLTFTTPPALQWAVAEGLGRPDAWFAEQRGRWAASRAHLRDALDAAGFAVLPNAATWFLCIDLAASGITLSDREFSERAVREAGVASIPVSALFEGDGPRHILRLCFAKDGAILDEAVRRLAAFRDTLRAETA; via the coding sequence ATGAGCCCAGTCCACCCGCTCTATGCCGCGATGGAGCCGACGATTTTCGAGCATATGTCGGGGCTCGCGCGGGCACATGACGCGATCAATCTCGGGCAGGGCTTTCCCGATGAACCGCCGCATCCCGACATGATCGCGGCTGCAGCGCGCGCGCTCGCCGAAAGGTCGAACCAATATCCCCCGGCCTTCGGGCTTCCCGAACTGCGCGACGCGATCTGCGGCTTCTATGCCCGGCGGCAGGGCCTCGCGCTGTCGCGTGAGCAGGTGATCGTGACTTCGGGCGCGACCGAGGCGCTTGCCGCCGCGATCCTTGCCTTCGTCGCGTCAGGGGACGAGGTGATTCTGTTCCAGCCCGCCTATGACAGCTATGCGCCGATGGTGCGCCGCGCTGGCGGTATTCCGGTGTCGGTCGCGCTCGCGCCGCCCAACTGGCGCTATGATCGCGAGCAGCTCGCGGCGGCGATCACGCCGTGCACGCGTGTGCTCATGCTCAACGACCCGCTCAATCCGGCCGGGACAGTCGCCAGCGAAGCAGAGATGGCGATACTGGCCGACATCTGCGTGCGCCACGACCTCATCGCGATCTGTGACGAGGTCTGGGAGGATGTCCGGTTCGACGGCGTGCCGCATCGTTCGCTGATGTCCTTCCCGGGCATGGCCGAACGCGCGGTAAAGATCGGCTCGGCGGGCAAGATCTTCGGCCTCACCGGGTGGAAGACCGGCTGGCTATGCGCCGCGCCCGCGATGGCCACCGCGCTTGGCCGCGCGCACCAGTTCCTGACCTTCACGACGCCGCCCGCATTGCAATGGGCGGTGGCTGAGGGTTTGGGTCGGCCCGATGCGTGGTTCGCTGAGCAGCGCGGGCGCTGGGCCGCGTCGCGTGCGCATCTGCGCGATGCGCTGGACGCCGCTGGCTTTGCGGTCCTGCCGAACGCCGCGACCTGGTTCCTGTGCATCGACCTCGCCGCATCAGGAATTACGCTTTCCGACCGGGAATTCAGCGAACGCGCGGTGCGCGAGGCAGGGGTCGCCTCGATCCCCGTATCGGCACTTTTCGAAGGCGACGGCCCGCGCCACATCCTGCGCCTCTGCTTCGCCAAGGATGGCGCGATACTCGACGAGGCGGTACGGCGCCTCGCGGCCTTTCGCGACACATTGCGGGCCGAAACCGCTTAG
- a CDS encoding precorrin-2 dehydrogenase/sirohydrochlorin ferrochelatase family protein — translation MEQLPVFLNLRGRTVVLVGEGEAADAKARLIARAGGRIVPKWEEGATIAFVALDDDGEARAVAATLRARGLLVNVVDRPGLCDFTTPAIVDRAPVTIAIGTGGASAGLAKAVRQRIEALLPARLGALASALYAARDSMKARWPVVADRRRAIDAALASGGALDPIGADAADKVESWLASEAQIHRSRLETIALTSADPDELTLRAARLLGEADHIFHPADLPAAILDRARADAVRHIADAPPADPPSGLSLWISRS, via the coding sequence GTGGAGCAGCTTCCCGTATTCCTAAACCTTCGCGGCCGCACGGTCGTGCTGGTCGGGGAGGGGGAAGCCGCCGATGCCAAGGCGCGGCTGATAGCACGCGCGGGCGGGCGGATCGTGCCGAAGTGGGAGGAGGGCGCAACCATCGCCTTTGTCGCACTCGACGATGATGGCGAGGCGCGCGCTGTCGCGGCGACGCTCCGCGCACGAGGTCTGCTCGTCAACGTCGTCGATCGCCCTGGTCTCTGCGATTTCACTACCCCCGCGATTGTCGACCGCGCGCCGGTGACGATCGCGATCGGTACGGGCGGGGCCTCGGCCGGCCTCGCAAAGGCCGTCCGCCAGCGGATCGAAGCTTTGCTCCCCGCTCGTCTCGGCGCGCTCGCTTCTGCGCTCTATGCCGCGCGGGACTCCATGAAAGCGCGCTGGCCCGTCGTGGCCGACCGCCGCCGCGCGATCGATGCCGCACTGGCAAGCGGTGGTGCTCTCGACCCCATTGGTGCTGATGCGGCCGACAAGGTCGAAAGCTGGCTGGCGAGCGAAGCGCAGATCCACCGCTCGCGCCTGGAAACCATCGCGCTGACGAGCGCCGATCCCGACGAGCTGACCTTGCGCGCCGCACGTTTGCTGGGCGAGGCCGATCATATCTTTCACCCCGCGGACCTTCCCGCAGCCATCCTCGACCGCGCCCGCGCCGACGCGGTACGCCACATCGCCGATGCACCGCCCGCCGACCCGCCATCCGGCCTGTCGCTCTGGATTTCGCGGTCATGA
- the lysA gene encoding diaminopimelate decarboxylase: MNHFEIRDGVMHAEDIPLPRIAEEIGTPVYVYSRATLERHAQAFRDGLKDVPKKHLAFAIKCNPNLGVLRVLARQGYGADVVSGGELERALAAGMAAEDIVFSGVGKTRAELAQGLDRGIGQFNIEHEPEGIALAEIALAKEMTAPAVLRVNPDVDAGTHAKISTGKAENKFGVGIDVAPEIFGRLSALPGLNMRGIAVHIGSQLTSLDPLEAAFERVGQLVAELRAAGHSITHVDLGGGLGVPYKADDNPPSPAEYGAMVARVTKDWDVTLMFEPGRVIAGNTGVLLTEVLWVKPGVTNPFVIVDAAMNDLARPALYDAYHDFVAVKPTGETMTASIVGPVCETGDTFARDRITDEVAPGDLAVFRTAGAYGATMASTYNSRSLVPEVLVDGYRYAVVADRITAGTIMAAERVPDWID, encoded by the coding sequence ATGAATCATTTTGAAATTCGGGACGGCGTGATGCACGCCGAGGATATTCCGCTGCCGCGCATCGCCGAAGAAATCGGTACCCCCGTCTATGTCTATTCGCGCGCGACGCTCGAACGTCACGCACAGGCGTTCCGTGACGGGCTGAAGGATGTGCCGAAGAAGCATCTCGCCTTCGCGATCAAGTGCAACCCCAACCTCGGCGTGCTGCGCGTGCTTGCGCGGCAGGGCTATGGCGCCGACGTCGTATCGGGCGGCGAGCTCGAACGCGCGCTGGCAGCAGGCATGGCGGCCGAGGACATCGTCTTTTCGGGTGTCGGCAAGACCCGCGCCGAACTTGCGCAGGGACTCGACCGCGGCATCGGCCAGTTCAATATCGAGCATGAGCCCGAGGGCATCGCGCTCGCCGAAATCGCGCTCGCGAAGGAAATGACCGCGCCCGCCGTTCTCCGCGTCAATCCCGACGTCGATGCAGGCACGCATGCCAAGATTTCGACCGGCAAGGCCGAGAACAAGTTCGGCGTCGGCATCGACGTCGCACCCGAAATCTTCGGCCGCCTTTCGGCGCTGCCGGGGCTCAATATGCGCGGCATCGCGGTGCATATCGGCAGCCAGCTCACCAGCCTCGACCCGCTCGAAGCGGCGTTCGAACGTGTCGGCCAGCTTGTTGCCGAACTGCGCGCGGCGGGACACAGCATCACCCATGTCGACCTCGGCGGCGGCCTTGGTGTGCCGTACAAGGCCGACGATAACCCGCCGAGCCCGGCCGAATATGGCGCGATGGTCGCGCGCGTGACCAAGGATTGGGACGTCACATTGATGTTCGAACCCGGACGCGTGATTGCCGGCAACACCGGCGTGCTGCTGACCGAGGTTCTCTGGGTCAAGCCGGGTGTGACCAATCCGTTCGTGATCGTCGATGCGGCGATGAACGACCTTGCGCGCCCCGCACTCTACGACGCCTATCACGATTTCGTTGCGGTCAAGCCGACCGGCGAGACGATGACCGCGTCGATCGTCGGCCCGGTGTGCGAAACCGGCGACACCTTCGCACGCGACCGGATCACCGACGAAGTTGCACCGGGCGATCTCGCCGTGTTCCGCACCGCCGGTGCTTATGGCGCGACGATGGCGTCGACCTATAACAGCCGCAGCCTCGTTCCCGAAGTGCTCGTCGACGGTTACCGCTATGCCGTCGTCGCCGATCGCATCACGGCGGGCACGATCATGGCCGCCGAGCGCGTGCCCGACTGGATCGACTGA
- the argH gene encoding argininosuccinate lyase, with protein MWGGRFGGGPAAIMQEINASIPVDKRLWEEDIAASRAHAAMLGAAGIIAAEDAVQIDRGLAQIADEFAANGVPVDLSLEDIHMTVESRLKELVGEPAGRLHTARSRNDQVATDFRLWTRTACERIDAGLRAIQTALLTRADEHAGSIMPGFTHLQVAQPVTLGHHLLAYVEMFGRDRSRFADARRRLNESPLGAAALAGTGFPVDRHATAAALGFDRPMANSIDAVSDRDFALEFCASASIAAIHLSRLAEEIVIWASQPFGFISLPDAWSTGSSIMPQKRNPDAAELVRGRAGLLLGAFQRISVIVKGLPLTYSKDLQDDKETVFGAFDALALSLAAMTGMIETLTFRTDRMRALAASGYSTATDLADWLVRENGLPFREAHHVVGACVKRAEELGVELSALPAGDAAAIHAAVTSEVLAALTVEASVASRTSYGGTAPDGVRKAVAAARAALEGTM; from the coding sequence ATGTGGGGCGGCCGCTTCGGTGGCGGACCCGCGGCGATCATGCAAGAGATTAACGCGTCGATTCCCGTCGACAAGCGCCTGTGGGAAGAAGATATCGCGGCGAGCCGCGCGCATGCGGCCATGCTTGGCGCCGCCGGGATTATCGCGGCCGAAGACGCGGTTCAAATTGATCGCGGGCTGGCGCAGATCGCTGACGAATTCGCCGCAAACGGCGTGCCCGTCGACCTGAGCCTCGAAGACATTCACATGACGGTCGAATCGCGGCTGAAGGAATTGGTCGGTGAACCGGCCGGCCGACTCCACACTGCACGCTCGCGCAACGATCAGGTCGCCACCGATTTTCGCCTGTGGACGCGCACCGCCTGCGAGCGCATCGACGCGGGGTTGCGGGCGATCCAGACCGCGCTGCTGACGCGTGCCGACGAACATGCGGGCAGCATCATGCCGGGCTTCACGCACCTTCAGGTCGCACAGCCGGTGACGCTCGGGCATCATCTGCTCGCCTATGTCGAAATGTTCGGCCGCGACCGCAGCCGCTTCGCCGATGCGCGCCGTCGCCTCAACGAATCGCCGCTCGGTGCGGCCGCGCTCGCGGGCACGGGTTTTCCGGTCGATCGCCACGCCACCGCTGCCGCGCTCGGTTTCGACCGGCCGATGGCGAACAGTATCGACGCCGTGTCGGACCGCGATTTCGCGCTCGAATTCTGCGCCTCCGCGTCGATCGCCGCGATCCACCTCTCGCGCCTCGCCGAAGAGATCGTGATCTGGGCCAGCCAGCCCTTCGGCTTCATCAGCCTGCCCGACGCCTGGTCGACGGGCAGCTCGATCATGCCGCAAAAGCGCAATCCCGATGCCGCCGAACTCGTGCGCGGGCGCGCGGGGCTGCTGCTCGGCGCCTTCCAGCGGATCAGCGTGATCGTGAAGGGCCTGCCGCTCACCTATTCGAAGGATTTGCAGGACGACAAGGAAACCGTCTTTGGTGCCTTCGACGCGCTCGCGCTGTCGCTCGCCGCGATGACCGGTATGATCGAAACGCTGACCTTCCGCACCGACCGCATGCGCGCGCTCGCCGCATCGGGCTATTCGACCGCGACCGACCTCGCCGACTGGCTGGTGCGCGAGAATGGCCTGCCGTTCCGCGAGGCGCATCATGTCGTCGGCGCCTGCGTCAAGCGCGCCGAGGAACTGGGCGTCGAGCTGTCCGCGCTGCCCGCCGGCGACGCCGCTGCGATCCATGCCGCGGTCACGTCCGAGGTGCTTGCCGCGCTGACCGTCGAGGCATCGGTCGCGAGCCGCACCAGCTATGGCGGCACGGCGCCGGACGGGGTAAGGAAGGCCGTGGCCGCGGCCCGTGCGGCGCTCGAAGGAACGATGTGA
- a CDS encoding TlpA family protein disulfide reductase gives MLLLSGEVVIRRVPSPYLVILAVLLAGSIAGCDREKQAGGQAAQGQANVSAGQAKGVGHFQHQVDRSKKGQAAPAARFQGPDDAPVTLANFRGRPLLVNLWATWCAPCVAEMPTLDALASKSGDRITVIAVAQDLQGAEVVDPWFQKAGLKALQPYVDPQNGLLDDAGSALPTSIYYDAEGREIWRVVGAIDWQGEEAQALLAEATL, from the coding sequence ATGCTGTTGCTGTCAGGAGAAGTCGTCATTCGCCGCGTTCCAAGCCCGTATCTTGTGATCCTCGCCGTGCTTCTGGCCGGATCGATCGCGGGCTGCGATAGGGAAAAGCAGGCGGGCGGGCAAGCCGCGCAAGGCCAAGCAAATGTTTCGGCGGGCCAAGCGAAGGGCGTCGGCCATTTTCAGCATCAGGTCGACCGGAGCAAGAAGGGTCAGGCGGCACCGGCCGCTCGCTTTCAGGGCCCCGACGATGCGCCCGTCACTCTCGCCAACTTTCGTGGGCGTCCGCTGCTCGTCAATCTGTGGGCAACGTGGTGTGCGCCCTGCGTCGCCGAGATGCCGACGCTCGATGCGCTCGCATCGAAAAGCGGCGACCGCATAACGGTGATCGCGGTCGCGCAGGACCTGCAGGGCGCGGAGGTTGTCGATCCGTGGTTCCAGAAGGCGGGGTTGAAGGCTTTGCAGCCCTATGTCGATCCGCAGAACGGCCTGCTCGACGACGCCGGTAGCGCGCTTCCGACCAGCATCTATTATGACGCCGAAGGCCGCGAGATCTGGCGCGTGGTCGGCGCCATCGATTGGCAGGGCGAAGAAGCGCAAGCGTTGCTGGCCGAGGCCACACTCTGA
- a CDS encoding NAD(P)H-dependent glycerol-3-phosphate dehydrogenase: MRLKVGLLGGGSWGTTVASVVSRNAPITLWARDAETVNGINSDNENRRYLPGIKLPPALRATADMAEVVAGADVLVMGVPSHSFRSVLEEARSHLRPWVPVISLTKGLELSSGQRMTELIEEVLPGHPVGVLTGPNLAREIMTGQAAASVLSMEDEIVVRALQPVFHSGLFRVYTNTDLLGCELGGVLKNIIAIAVGMGDGLGAGDNTRSALMTRGLSEITRLGVAMGGRAETFAGLTGMGDLIATCTSPLSRNRHVGVELGKGRPIDEIIAGMNMVAEGVKSAPTVIALAERYGLDMPIARDVFDVTQGKRSAQDVFRGLLRSAVGDEAHPG; the protein is encoded by the coding sequence ATGCGGTTGAAGGTGGGGCTGCTCGGCGGGGGCAGCTGGGGAACGACGGTCGCATCGGTGGTGTCGCGTAACGCGCCGATCACGCTCTGGGCGCGCGACGCCGAAACGGTCAACGGCATCAATAGCGATAACGAGAACCGCCGATATCTGCCCGGAATCAAGCTGCCGCCGGCGCTGCGCGCGACCGCAGACATGGCCGAGGTCGTTGCAGGCGCCGACGTACTTGTCATGGGCGTACCCTCGCACAGTTTCCGCAGCGTGCTCGAAGAGGCGCGTAGCCATTTGCGTCCCTGGGTGCCCGTCATCAGCCTGACCAAGGGGCTCGAACTGTCCTCGGGACAGCGGATGACCGAGCTGATCGAGGAAGTGCTCCCCGGCCATCCCGTCGGCGTGCTCACCGGTCCCAATCTCGCGCGCGAGATCATGACGGGGCAGGCAGCGGCGAGCGTCTTGTCGATGGAGGACGAGATCGTCGTGCGCGCGCTCCAGCCGGTGTTTCATTCGGGGCTGTTCCGCGTTTACACCAACACCGATCTGCTCGGCTGCGAGCTTGGCGGGGTGCTCAAGAATATCATCGCGATCGCGGTCGGCATGGGCGACGGGCTGGGGGCGGGCGACAACACCCGCTCGGCCTTGATGACGCGCGGGCTGTCCGAAATTACACGGCTCGGCGTCGCGATGGGCGGGCGCGCGGAAACCTTTGCTGGGCTGACCGGCATGGGCGACCTGATCGCGACCTGTACCAGTCCGCTAAGCCGCAACCGTCATGTCGGGGTCGAACTCGGTAAAGGGCGGCCGATCGACGAGATCATCGCGGGGATGAACATGGTCGCCGAAGGCGTGAAGAGCGCGCCGACCGTGATTGCACTCGCCGAACGCTACGGTCTCGATATGCCGATCGCGCGCGACGTGTTCGATGTGACGCAAGGTAAACGCAGCGCACAGGACGTGTTTCGCGGGCTGTTAAGGTCGGCCGTTGGCGACGAAGCGCACCCTGGCTAG
- a CDS encoding alpha/beta fold hydrolase yields the protein MRILLVLLFAPLIALALMYFVFPGRLVALGRSLLRRRGGMVQKSVVVDGRSWPYLEGGDPAKPLLLLVHGFAGDKDNWSMIAPYLTRDYHVIAPDLPGFGENERNPDLAYNLEAQTARLKAFADTLGLQRPHVGGNSMGGWIALRYAIDYPGALASLILLNNAGVNGANESELQKQAANEDYNPLILANLEDADRLVAMVVHKPPHIPSRLKPVLYADGLKYRDQLDKIFWIIATEGRDHPLNDRLGEVEVPTLIIWGRHDQLLDVSCVPVLEAGITGSMSHIFEHVGHVPMIEDPKATAAVMKGFLAKH from the coding sequence ATGAGAATTTTGCTGGTCCTGCTCTTCGCGCCGCTGATCGCGCTGGCGCTGATGTATTTCGTGTTTCCGGGCCGGCTTGTCGCGCTGGGTCGTTCCCTGCTGCGGCGGCGCGGCGGAATGGTGCAGAAGAGCGTCGTCGTCGACGGCCGTAGCTGGCCCTATCTCGAGGGCGGCGATCCGGCGAAGCCGTTGTTGCTGCTTGTCCACGGTTTTGCGGGCGACAAGGATAATTGGTCGATGATCGCGCCGTACCTGACGCGCGATTATCATGTCATCGCGCCCGATCTGCCGGGCTTCGGCGAAAATGAGCGCAACCCCGACCTTGCCTATAATCTGGAAGCACAGACCGCGCGGTTGAAGGCATTTGCCGATACGCTCGGGCTGCAGCGTCCGCACGTTGGCGGCAACAGCATGGGCGGCTGGATCGCGCTGCGCTATGCGATCGATTATCCGGGCGCGCTCGCCAGCCTGATCCTGCTCAACAATGCCGGCGTCAACGGCGCGAACGAAAGCGAGCTTCAGAAACAGGCGGCGAACGAGGATTATAATCCGCTGATCCTGGCCAATCTGGAAGACGCCGACCGGCTGGTCGCGATGGTCGTCCACAAGCCGCCGCATATTCCGTCACGGCTGAAACCCGTGCTCTACGCCGACGGCCTCAAATATCGCGATCAGCTCGACAAGATCTTCTGGATCATCGCGACCGAAGGGCGCGATCATCCACTCAACGACCGGCTCGGCGAGGTGGAAGTGCCAACGCTGATCATCTGGGGACGGCATGATCAATTGCTCGATGTGAGCTGTGTCCCCGTGCTCGAAGCCGGCATCACGGGAAGCATGTCGCATATCTTCGAACATGTCGGGCATGTGCCGATGATCGAGGATCCGAAAGCGACTGCGGCGGTGATGAAGGGCTTTCTTGCCAAGCATTGA
- a CDS encoding alpha/beta hydrolase encodes MAAGAVILSAGSAGAGSRLHVTHWLPEGRPRAVILLAHGYAEHAGRYDYVAKRLTDAGYAIYAVDHWGHGQSDGDGGFVPRFSTFLDGMAELLTLVEINHGDTPRLLLGHSMGGLIATLFLVERQNAFVAAAVSGPAILPAEPPSRFTVWISRFLSRFFPRLGVLSLDANGVSRDAQVVEAYKADPLVYTGKIGARLGKEFMDAMAVAQADAPKIRLPILIQHGEADRLTAPAGSRYLFDNVGSADKRLEIYPGLFHEIYNEPERDAVLDDLIGWFDAHVKGTDAA; translated from the coding sequence ATGGCGGCGGGCGCTGTGATCCTGTCGGCCGGTTCCGCGGGCGCAGGTTCGAGGCTGCATGTCACCCACTGGCTTCCCGAAGGCCGACCGCGCGCGGTCATATTGCTTGCGCACGGCTATGCCGAACATGCCGGCCGCTATGACTATGTCGCAAAGCGGCTGACCGATGCCGGCTATGCCATTTATGCGGTCGATCATTGGGGCCACGGCCAATCGGACGGCGACGGCGGTTTCGTGCCGCGCTTCTCCACCTTTCTCGACGGCATGGCCGAACTGCTGACACTCGTCGAGATCAACCATGGCGATACACCGCGCCTTCTCCTCGGCCACAGCATGGGCGGGCTGATCGCGACATTGTTCCTCGTCGAAAGGCAGAATGCCTTTGTCGCCGCCGCGGTTTCGGGGCCGGCGATCCTGCCCGCCGAGCCGCCGTCGCGCTTCACCGTCTGGATCAGCCGCTTCCTCTCGCGCTTCTTCCCGCGCCTTGGCGTGTTGTCGCTCGACGCCAACGGCGTCAGCCGCGACGCGCAGGTTGTCGAGGCCTATAAGGCCGATCCGCTCGTTTACACCGGCAAGATCGGCGCGCGGCTGGGCAAGGAATTCATGGACGCGATGGCGGTCGCACAGGCCGACGCGCCGAAAATTCGCCTGCCGATCCTAATCCAGCATGGCGAGGCAGACCGGCTGACCGCGCCCGCCGGGTCGCGTTACCTGTTCGACAATGTCGGCTCGGCCGACAAGCGCCTCGAAATCTATCCCGGCCTGTTCCACGAAATCTATAACGAGCCCGAACGCGATGCCGTGCTCGACGACCTGATCGGCTGGTTTGACGCGCATGTAAAAGGGACGGACGCCGCATGA
- a CDS encoding DUF3336 domain-containing protein, which translates to MLFTPTLSADRDLVTAPDYAAWTKAAHEHDKKSGMQAWRDADESKHFDYKAIRARLEKLRKLSAAGDVKGLLFVLNEGIHGNIDGMGHERLYQKARFGTKKLIEDYVAEVVASLDKIAAARSIGRDEKRDFFRRAQHCYGRSALLLSGSGSFLFFHIGVVKALWEEGVLPAIMSGASGGSIVAAVVCTRKNADIGAFLESGRLANPGRNPDQKRLAPDEVRARLDDLIPDLTFQEAYEVSGRHLNVSVAPAEKHQNGRLLNAITAPNVLIREAVLASCAVPGVFPPVMLMARDDAGNRVPYQPDRRWVDGSVTHDIPTKRLERLYGVNHHIVSQANPIALPFASDTRKQMAPIEAIQHASMATFKAWLNANMVIFQKPLELIPPINSLANMARSVINQEYTGDINIIRPPKFWSPTKILSDLGQEDIDELIDTGERTAWPKVEMVRTQTAISRALEAILAKIDKAGDDGPGHRSAALQKAVR; encoded by the coding sequence ATGCTTTTTACCCCGACGCTCAGCGCCGACCGCGATCTTGTGACCGCGCCCGATTATGCTGCCTGGACCAAGGCGGCGCACGAGCATGACAAGAAATCGGGAATGCAGGCGTGGCGAGACGCCGACGAGAGCAAGCATTTCGATTATAAGGCGATCCGGGCGAGGCTCGAAAAGCTGCGCAAGCTGTCGGCGGCGGGTGACGTCAAGGGGCTGCTCTTTGTTCTGAACGAAGGCATCCATGGCAATATCGACGGCATGGGGCACGAACGGCTGTATCAGAAGGCGCGCTTTGGCACGAAAAAGCTGATCGAGGATTATGTTGCCGAGGTGGTTGCCTCGCTCGACAAGATCGCCGCGGCACGCAGCATCGGTCGCGACGAGAAGCGCGATTTCTTCCGCCGTGCCCAGCATTGCTACGGCCGTTCGGCGCTATTGCTCTCGGGTTCAGGCAGCTTCCTCTTTTTCCATATCGGCGTCGTGAAGGCATTGTGGGAAGAAGGCGTGTTGCCCGCTATCATGTCGGGCGCCAGCGGCGGGTCGATTGTCGCCGCGGTCGTCTGCACGCGCAAGAATGCCGATATCGGCGCCTTTCTCGAAAGCGGGCGCCTCGCCAACCCCGGTCGCAACCCCGACCAGAAGCGCCTCGCCCCCGATGAGGTGCGCGCGCGTCTCGACGACCTGATTCCCGACCTCACTTTTCAGGAAGCCTATGAGGTCAGCGGCCGCCACCTCAACGTCTCGGTCGCGCCCGCCGAAAAGCATCAGAATGGCCGTCTGCTCAACGCGATCACCGCGCCCAACGTGCTGATCCGCGAGGCCGTTCTGGCATCGTGCGCGGTTCCGGGGGTTTTCCCGCCCGTGATGCTGATGGCACGCGACGATGCGGGCAACCGTGTTCCCTATCAGCCCGACCGGCGCTGGGTCGACGGGTCGGTGACGCACGATATCCCGACCAAGCGACTCGAACGGCTGTACGGCGTCAATCATCATATCGTCAGCCAAGCGAACCCGATCGCACTGCCCTTCGCCAGCGACACGCGCAAACAGATGGCGCCGATCGAGGCGATCCAGCATGCGTCGATGGCGACCTTCAAGGCGTGGCTCAACGCCAATATGGTGATTTTCCAGAAGCCGCTCGAACTGATCCCGCCCATCAACAGCCTCGCCAACATGGCGCGTTCGGTGATCAATCAGGAATATACCGGCGACATCAACATCATCCGCCCGCCCAAATTCTGGTCGCCGACAAAGATTCTGAGCGATCTGGGGCAGGAGGATATCGACGAGCTGATCGATACCGGCGAGCGCACCGCCTGGCCGAAGGTCGAAATGGTCCGCACGCAGACCGCGATCAGCCGCGCGCTCGAAGCGATATTGGCAAAGATCGACAAGGCGGGCGACGACGGCCCCGGCCACCGCAGCGCCGCGCTGCAAAAGGCGGTTCGCTGA